The Pseudomonas azadiae genome contains a region encoding:
- a CDS encoding helix-turn-helix domain-containing protein: MSQQEKLATLAALIHDLRKHKKLTLAQLAQKIERSVGFVSQVERGLSRPTVADLTAISHALDVPTTYFYSQPKPKAVDWITRPNERRTLYYANGITDILVSPSMTGAFSMLDSLLAPGANSGEHTMSDRAEQAGFVLEGQLTLWVEGEGDAVTLGPGDSFHLASFAQCRYANLTDLPARVLWVYN; encoded by the coding sequence ATGAGCCAACAAGAAAAACTCGCCACCCTCGCCGCGCTGATCCACGACCTGCGCAAGCACAAGAAGCTGACCCTCGCCCAGCTCGCACAAAAAATCGAGCGTTCGGTGGGTTTCGTGTCCCAGGTCGAACGCGGCCTGTCGCGCCCGACCGTGGCCGATTTGACCGCCATCAGCCACGCCCTCGACGTGCCCACTACCTATTTCTACAGCCAGCCCAAACCCAAGGCCGTGGATTGGATCACCCGTCCCAACGAACGGCGCACGCTGTATTACGCCAATGGCATCACCGACATTCTCGTCTCGCCAAGCATGACCGGGGCCTTTTCAATGCTCGATAGCCTGTTGGCCCCCGGTGCCAACAGCGGCGAACACACCATGAGCGACCGCGCCGAACAGGCGGGTTTTGTGCTGGAGGGCCAGTTGACGCTGTGGGTCGAGGGTGAAGGCGACGCCGTCACCCTCGGCCCAGGCGACAGCTTCCACCTGGCCAGCTTCGCCCAATGCCGCTATGCCAACCTGACTGACCTGCCCGCCCGCGTGCTGTGGGTTTACAACTAG
- a CDS encoding glutamine synthetase family protein → MKSHSTALLAEVRSFRQNHPDVRYVDLIALDIPGHFYGKRYPIEMLEKVAAGSPLKLPQNAVLLGAQGGLFKIGDYCFNDGDPDANRRLVPGTLKPVSWESQPLGQMLITSDGTDAPIEFEPREVLAKVLERLQHKGIHPVVAFELEFYLFDKKLANGLPQFARDPLSGDADDQPNLHIERLSRFSEVLDDMARTAKDQGIDITVITAEIGPGQFEINFGHDSDGLRAADWAALFCRSTRGVARKHGYRASFMAKPYLQHPGSGMHVHVSLYDGAGNNLLAAHQQQALRHAVAGCLELLPHCMPIFSPNHNAFRRLGATVNAATRASWGFEDRDACVRIPESDPRNLRIEHRLASADANPYLVLAAILIGLEHGLQAKREPIAPLNEDRTSGTDFPLEMLDAVRAMQHQPVLRDKLGAEFVDVYCENKRQDHLAFQQEIHAREYRWFL, encoded by the coding sequence GTGAAAAGCCATTCCACAGCACTGTTGGCCGAAGTACGGAGCTTTCGCCAGAACCATCCAGACGTGCGTTATGTCGACCTGATCGCCCTGGACATTCCCGGGCATTTCTACGGCAAGCGTTACCCCATCGAGATGCTGGAAAAAGTCGCCGCCGGCAGCCCGTTGAAGTTGCCGCAAAACGCCGTGCTGCTGGGCGCCCAGGGCGGGTTGTTCAAGATTGGCGACTATTGCTTCAACGACGGCGACCCGGATGCCAACCGTCGCTTGGTACCGGGCACGCTCAAGCCAGTGAGCTGGGAATCGCAGCCACTGGGCCAGATGCTGATCACCTCGGACGGCACCGATGCCCCCATCGAATTCGAGCCCCGCGAAGTGCTGGCCAAGGTGCTGGAGCGCCTGCAGCACAAGGGCATCCACCCGGTGGTGGCGTTCGAGCTGGAGTTCTATCTGTTTGACAAAAAACTCGCCAACGGCCTGCCGCAATTCGCCCGTGACCCGCTGAGCGGTGACGCGGACGATCAACCCAACCTGCATATCGAACGGCTGTCACGCTTCAGCGAAGTGCTCGATGACATGGCCCGGACCGCCAAGGACCAAGGCATCGATATCACGGTGATCACCGCCGAAATCGGCCCGGGCCAGTTCGAGATCAACTTCGGCCACGACAGCGATGGCCTGCGCGCGGCCGACTGGGCGGCCCTGTTCTGTCGCAGCACCCGCGGCGTGGCGCGCAAACACGGCTACCGCGCCAGTTTCATGGCCAAACCCTATCTGCAACACCCCGGCAGCGGCATGCATGTGCATGTGAGCCTGTATGACGGCGCGGGCAACAACCTGCTGGCGGCGCACCAGCAACAGGCGCTGCGCCATGCGGTGGCCGGTTGCCTGGAATTACTGCCCCATTGCATGCCGATCTTCTCGCCCAACCACAACGCTTTTCGCCGCCTCGGCGCCACGGTGAATGCGGCGACTCGCGCCAGCTGGGGCTTTGAAGACCGCGACGCCTGCGTGCGCATCCCCGAGTCCGACCCGCGCAACCTGCGCATCGAGCACCGCCTGGCCAGTGCCGACGCCAATCCGTACCTGGTGCTCGCAGCCATCCTGATCGGCCTGGAGCATGGCCTGCAAGCCAAGCGCGAACCCATTGCGCCGCTGAACGAAGACCGCACCAGCGGCACCGACTTTCCCCTGGAAATGCTCGACGCCGTACGCGCCATGCAGCATCAGCCGGTGTTGCGCGATAAGCTGGGGGCTGAATTTGTCGACGTGTATTGCGAGAACAAACGCCAGGATCACCTGGCCTTCCAGCAGGAGATCCATGCGCGCGAATATCGCTGGTTTCTCTAA